GTTGGTACGGCTTCCGGTAGCTGCGCTTTCGGATGGCCCAGAACTTGACGGTGTAGCTCCACTCGGTCACGCGGCCTCCAGCTCGTCCTTGAAGGCGTCCAGGACGCTGCGGCGTACGCAGATGCGGCCGGACGGCGTGCGGCGGGCCTCGGGGGTGAGGCCACGGTCACGCCAGCGGTACCAAGTCGGGCGGCTGATGCCGAGTTCTTCCAGAACTTCCGGCAGGGGGATCAACTCGTCTTTCGGAGTGCGGCGGCGCCGGGTGGGCGTGGTCATGCTGAGGTCTCCATACCTGTGCGGCTGGGCGTGGCTGTGTCCGAAGCCGGGATTTCTGCGTCATCGCGTCACCTGCGTCAATGAGGCGTCTGACCTGCGGGTTCCGGTGACGCAGCGAGGCGGGTCCTGCGTCACCGATGACGTGGGCGCTCGTCACGGGGTGACGCCGATGACGCGGGATGACGCAGGATTCCCTGTCTGCGTCAGCGCTGTCGCCGCAGGTCAGCGGCTGTGTGTCGGGCCCGTGGTGACGCAGTGACGCAGATCTTCCCTACTTGGGAAAGAGAAAGGGGTGGTGTCTGTGGGTCTTTGCGTCCGCTCAGGGCTTGAAGAACGAGCCGCTTCGCGGCGCGACCGTGCAGGGCGGCTGGCGCCGCCGAACAGCAAGAGGAGCACCCGCGGGCGAGGCGTGCTCCTCTTGCTTGTCCGCCTGTCCGGGGGCGGTCAGAACGCGGTCTGCTGCTCGGGCGGCGGAGGCGGGGCCTGGCGGCTGAGCTCGATGTAGCGGGCGGCGCTGGTGCGCCCCCAGTCAACCAGGACGCCCCGCGCGGCCAAGGTGGGCTGGATGCGCCGCAGCCGGTCGGACAACACCTTCCCCGTGGTGGGCCAGCCCTTGGGGAGCGGGCGGCATTCCTCGCCGCTGTAGAGGGCGGTCAGGGCGTGCAGCCACTCCGCCGACGTCATCCGCTCTTCCACGCCCGGGGTGAGTTCGGCGGCGTGCTTGAGGACCGTCTGCGCCAGGAGATCACCCTCGATCACGTCGTCGTTGAGGTCATCCAGGCTGGCCCGGTATGCCTCCAGCGTCCCGAAGCCGGTGGCGGTGTCGAGCTGGGCGCACAGGTGGGCGAAGTCGGCCATCCGCAGATCGGTCGGAGTCTCGGCCTGCACTGCGCGGACCTTGACGGTCAGGTCGAGCAGGGAGCCGAGGACGATGGGCAGGATCTCGGCGTACTCGGCCCACAGCTCCGCTTCGGTGCGCCGTACCCGGGGGCGTTCCAGACGCAGGGTGAGGAGCCGTTCGGCAAGGTCGGGGCGGATCACGCCGACGTCGATGCCGGTCAGCAGCATCGGGCGGCGGTAGCGGGAGCGGACGACGTC
This is a stretch of genomic DNA from Streptomyces hawaiiensis. It encodes these proteins:
- a CDS encoding helix-turn-helix transcriptional regulator, whose translation is MTTPTRRRRTPKDELIPLPEVLEELGISRPTWYRWRDRGLTPEARRTPSGRICVRRSVLDAFKDELEAA